ACTCTCAACTTCACGCTCACTCCAGCAGCCGCTGAAGATAGCATACTTCGGCCCGCCTGCGACATTTACGCATCTTGCGGCAAGAAGGCAGTTCGGCGCGTCAGCTGAATATGTCCCGGAAAGCACGATCAAGGCCATCTTTGAATCTGTAATGAGAGGCAAGGCGCAGTATGGTGTTGTGCCTATTGAGAATTCTACAGAGGGCGTTGTCAACTATACGCTTGACATGTTCATGGATTCTGACCTGAATATCACCTCTGAAGTTATGCTTCCCATAAGGCATAACCTTATGTCCAAGACAGGCAAAGCTACTGGCATAAAAAAAATTTACTCCCACCCTCAGCCGATAGCCCAGTGCAGGGGCTGGCTCGAAGAACACTATCCCGGCGTTCCGCTTATAGGCGGGATGAGCACGGCGTCAGCTGCCAAGCGTGTTGCAAAGGAAACGTCTTCCGCTGCCATAGCAAGCGAACTTGCCGCTGATATTTACAAACTGAAGTTCATTGCAAAGGGCATAGAGGACTACAAGAACAACTTCACCCGTTTTCTTGTGATCGCAAAAGATTACCTTCCGAGGACAGGCAATGACAAGACATCCATTATGTTCTCAGTAAAGGACAAGCCCGGCGCTCTGCATAAGATACTTGAACATTTTGCAAAGCATAAGATAAACCTCACAAAGATCGAGTCAAGGCCGTCCAAGAGGAAGGCGTGGGAGTACATATTCTTTGTTGATATGCAGGGGCATGTAGAGGACCTCAAGGTCAGGAAGGCCATTGATGCCGTAAAAAAGGAATGCCTTTATCTCAAGGTGCTGGGCTCCTACCCTTTGGCAGATTAGGTTAATATTTCATAAGCATATTTTTCATCAGCAATCCTTTACTCCTTATGATAAACGCTCCTGAACATATAAAAAACATTAAACCGTATGTGCCCGGAAAGCCGATAGAAGAGCTTGAGAGGGAACTCGGGATAACGGGTTCCATAAAGCTTGCTTCCAATGAAAGCCCTATAGGGCCTTCACCACTTGCGGTCAAGGCGCTTGCCGAAGGCATAAATGACCTTAACAGGTATCCTGACGGAAGCTGCTACAATCTGAAGACGGCGCTGTCTCAAAAGCTCGGCATCACTTCTGATGAGATCATCTTCGGCAACGGCTCCAATGAGATAATCGAGCTGGCTGTCAGGACATTTTTGAGCCCGGGTGATGAGGCGATAATGGCAAGCCCCTCTTTTGTCGTTTACCCTACTGTCACGCAGGCTGCGGGAGGAAAGAGCATAGTCGTACCGCTCAAAGACTACCGCCATGACCTCGATGCGATGGCATCTGCGATAACAGATAAGACAAAGGTCATATTCATTGCAAACCCTAACAATCCTACAGGCACGATAAACAACCGGGCAGAGATGGATGCCTTTATGGAGAGGGTTCCGGATAATGTGCTGGTAGTTATTGACGAGGCGTATTTTGAGTATGTCTCTTCACCTGATTATCCTGACAGCATGGATTATCTTAAGAAGGGCAGGCCGGTTCTGATACTGCGGACATTTTCCAAGATATACGGACTTGCAGGATTGAGGATAGGATACGGCATCGCCCATAGCTCCATAGTATCAGAGATGAACAAGGTGCGGCAGCCGTTTAATATAAACTCACTTGCACAGAGGGCAGCCCTTGCCGCGCTTGAAGATGTAGAACATGTTGAGAAGGCGAGGAAGACAAATGAAGATGGAAAAGAATTTCTATACAAAGAACTCAGATCAATGGGGATCGATTGTCTTCCCACAGAGGCAAATTTCATATATATTATCTTAAAGGATGATACAGCGCTTCAGCTTTATAATGAGCTATTGAAAAAGGGCGTTATAATAAGGCCGATGGGCAAGCGTGAATTAAGGATAACGATCGGCCTTGCCGATGAGAATAAAAGGTTTTTAGACGCGTTAAAGGCTGTAACGAGTGATCTGTAATCAATAATGAGAGTACGGTTTTTATGGAGGAGTTATGGACATTATAGTACTTAAACCAAAGGCAACTGCAAAAGAGAAGAGGAATATAGTTAAGCGGCTTAAACAGATGGGTTTTGACGCCCATCTTTCAACAGGCACAGAAAGAACGGTCATCGGTGTCATAGGCGATACCTCAAAGGTCTCGGAAGATGAGAGCCGTTCATTTGAGGCGTTAAACGGTGTTGAGAAGGTGCACAGGATAACACAGCCGTACAGGCTCGCAAGCAGGAACTTCCAGCAGAAGGATTCGCTTATAAAGGTCGGCAGGCATGTAATCGGCGGGAAGCGGATACATGTCATGGCAGGCCCGTGCTCTGTTGAGAACAGGGCGAACCTCATCAATGTAGCACAGGATGTTAAGAAGGCGGGGGCGACATTTTTAAGGGGCGGGGCGTTTAAGCCGAGGACATCTCCGTACAGCTTTCAGGGGCTTGGAGAAGAAGGGCTTGAGATACTCGCTGAGGCGCGCGAGAAGACAGGGCTCCCTGTTGTAACTGAGATAATGGATCCGAGGGACATAGGCCTCATAATCAAACATGTCGATATTATCCAGATCGGCGCGAGGAATATGCAGAACTTCAGGCTGCTTCAGGAGGTCGGCTCTTACAATAAGCCGGTTCTTCTCAAGAGGGGGCTTTCAGCTACCATAAAAGAGCTTCTCATGGCTGCCGAATACATTATGGCGCAGGGCAACAGCAAGGTCATACTCTGCGAGAGGGGTATAAGGACATTTGAAACAGCAACAAGGAACACGCTTGACCTCAGCGCCGTTCCGGTACTGAAGGAACTTACTCATTTACCAATTGTTATTGACCCGAGCCATGCTGTAGGCAGATGGGAGTTTGTAGCCACTATGGCAAAGGCTGCTGTAGCTGCCGGAGCTGACGGGCTCATGATCGAGGTGCATGCAAACCCTGAAGAGGCGTTCTCTGACGGCGAGCAGTCATTGAAGCCTGCTAAATTCAAGACGCTTATGAAGGAGCTCAAGGCTGTTGCAAAGGCTGTGGGCAGAGAGATATAAAGAGGAAATAAAATGAATTTGGAAAAGATAACAATCATCGGTGTCGGCCTGCTTGGCAGTTCGTTCGCCCTCTCATTAAAGAGGGTCGGTATCAACGCCATTATCACCGGTGTCGGCAGGAATGAGGAGAACCTCATAAAGGCGGAAGAATTAGGGATAATAGATGAATACAGCACAGTAGCGGCTGACGGTGTGATAGGCGCTGACCTTGTCCTGCTTGCAGCTCCTGTCGGCCAGTTTGAAAATATTGTCGATGACATAAGATATGAGTTAAAAAAAGGGGCGATAGTCTCTGATGTCGGAAGCGTAAAAGGCGGGCTGGTGGGAAGGCTGGATGCGTTAATGCCCGAAGGCGTGAGCTTTGTCGGCGCGCATCCGATAGCCGGCGGGGAGAGGCAGGGATTAGAGGCGGCCACATCCGAGCTCTTCTGGGGGGCAAAATGCATTATCACTCCGACTCCGGATACTGACAAGGACGCGCTGGAGGATATCACCGAACTCTGGAAGCAGCTTGGCGCAAGGGTGTTGCACATGACCCCTGATGAGCATGATGAGGTCTATTCCGCTGTAAGCCATCTGCCGCATGTCCTGGCATACGCGCTTGTAAATTCCATAAGCAGCATCAGGGAAGACATACTTGATTTTGGCGGCAGAGGGCTCAAGGATATGACAAGGATAGCTCTGAGCCCTACTGAGCTCTGGAAAGACATATGCTCACAGAACAGGGAGCACATACTAAAGTCGCTTAACGACTTCTCCTCTAATATCTCCGGCATCATAAAACGGTTTGAAAAGTCGGACTGGAAAGGGCTTGAGGAAGAATTTAAAAGAGCAAAAGAGGCGAGACAGCGTCTTGAATCAGATTAAAGTCTGCCACAGCAACCCGCTTAAAGGTGAGGCCTCCCCTCCTCCTGACAAGTCCATATCACACCGCGCAGTAATATTTTCTTCCCTTGCAGAGGGCAGGAGCGTCATTGAAAACTTTCTCGCTGCCGAGGACCCGATGCGGACTCTTGAAGCATTCAGGCAGATGGGTATAGATATCGAGCAGTCCAATGATGGAGGGACTGTGACTATCAATGGCAAAGGCTTGAACGGCCTGTCCGCGCCTGACGGTGCGATAGACTGCGGCAATTCCGGCACAACAATGAGGATGATGAGCGGCGTGCTTTCGGGACAGCCGTTCTCCTCAACGCTTACAGGCGACAGATATCTTCTTAAACGTCCCATGCAGAGGGTGATCAGCCCGCTTGCAAAGATGGGCGCTGTCATTACTTCTGAAGCAGGAGGGTTTCCGCCGCTTCATATTAAAGGCGGAAATCTCAGCCCTGTAAAATACAATTCTCCCGTAGCCAGCGCGCAGGTCAAATCCTCAATCCTTCTTGCAGGACTCTACTGTAACGGTATAACCACTGTTGTTGAACCAGAGAAGTCCAGAGACCATACCGAAAGGATGCTCAGGGCTGCCGGCGTTGATATTAATGTGCAAGGGCTTGAAGTGAGCATTAAAGGCCGTGCCAAATTAAACCCTATGGATATAAGAGTGCCCGCTGATTTTTCATCAGCCGCCTTCTTTATCGTTGCCGGCCTGATTGTTCCCGGTTCCGAGGTATTGATCAAAGATGTCGGTATAAATCAGACAAGAACCGGCCTGCTTGATATTCTGATAATGATGGGGGCATCTGTTCAGCTCCTGAACCAGAGGGATATTTCCGGCGAGCCGGTTGCTGATATACTTGTAAAGCACTCAAGCCTCTCAGGCATAGAGACAGGCGGTGAGATGCTCTTAAGGGCTATTGATGAATTTCCGATACTCTGTGTCGCAGCCGCATTGGCAGAGGGCACAACAAAGATAACAGGCGCTCAAGAACTCAGGGTAAAAGAGTCGGACAGGATTGCGGCAATGGCATCGGAACTTGCGAAGATGGGTGTTAAGGTTGAAGAACTTCCCGACGGCATCATAATCGAAGGAAGAGATAATCTTGATGCAGCAGATGTCAGCAGCCACGGAGACCACAGGATAGCTATGTCAATGATCGTTGCGGGGTTTATGGCAAAAGGCGAGACTACGGTTGACGACACAGACTGCATAGATACCTCCTTCCCCGGCTTTATGGATATGATTAATAGGCTTAAAGAATAAAGAAAATTACAGCGTTGCAGATTTGATTTTCAGATGATGCATTTATAGTTTATAATCTCCGATCTTCCAAACGCCTTTTTCACGGAACGCCGGAATAGTCTGCCTGCGGGCGGCGTTAAGCAGTGTGTTGATCGATTTTTTATGCGCCTTTGCGAAATTTGCAAGCGGGGTTATCTCTTCGCCGCGAAGATAGGCAATTCTTTTATGGAGCGATTCCGTCAGGGCGAGCGTTACGATCTTTTCCATCGTCTTTGTATTTTTTGAATTGCGGTATTCACTGAACGATGCGTAATAACTCCTCTTCTCTTTGTCCCGAATAATGATGCAGGGGAAACCGGAACGCATGAGCTGAAAATTAATGATCACTCGGCCCATTCTGCCGTTACCGTCGCAGAACGGATGGATCGTTTCAAAATCGAGATGAAATTTTGCTATCCTGTCGGCAAAATAATTATGGTGATCTGAGGAAAATTCCAGCAGGATCGCCTCCATCATTCGTTCGACGTTTTCCGGAGCCGGAGCGATATGTGTTCCTACTCGGACATATTCGCCTGTGGTGCGGAAACGCCCTGCGATAGCATCATTGATATTACCGATCAGCATTTTATGAAGAAGCTGGATCATATCCATGGAAAGCTCCGAGTTCAATGCTTTGCTTCTGGTGTATTCCATCACCCATGCGAGATTTTTTGCTTCAAAAACTTCCCGCACAGAAACATTACGGGTAACTTCCATTTCAAGCAGAATGCGTTCTGTCTCCTTCAATGTAAGCGTTGAATTCTCGATGGCGTTCGAGTTGAAAACGCTTTCAGAAAGCTCGGACTCATCAATAAGTTTAAGTAAAGATTCTTTGCCTTTGCCAAGCCGGTCGTATTCGGTTTTAAGAGCTTTGATCTCGTTCTTTACAGGATTTGTCGTTGTCATAAAGACAATATACATGATTAACGTGATTATGTCAAAACATCGTTAATTTGACGTGAAATAGCCTGTAATTAACTTGTTATCTGTAGCCATACGCTAAAGGCTTTGCTCAGCATTGTATGGCGGATAGCTAATAGTACAGAGACAACACTCGTCGTATATCCTGAAAAGCCTAATGAGATTGGCCATAGACACCGGCATACTCATCGCAGTCCCTCTTAAAGATTTCACAACGAAAATTATTTGTTTGCAACCTGTTACGGCTTTATGTATCATATATTTGCTTGCGGGATAAATTAGACATATAATTAACAACATGGAGCTATTATGAACATTGAATTTCTCTTGGGAATCATTGCCGGTTTTCTTTTTTTCCTTCTGCTCTTTTTAATTCCTGCCATATTGCAGATTAAAAGGACCGCAAGGGCTGCGGAAGACCTGCTCAATACCACAAATCAGTCTCTTGCCCCGCTATTAACAGATCTCCGGGAGACGGTTGAGAGGACAAATCATGTTATTTTAAAGTTGGATGAATCAATGGACAACGTGCAGAACCTGACAAAATCCATAGGAGAAACAGGGGCGATTATTTCTGACATAAACAGTTTTGTGAGAAAGATCCAGATGCTTGTTTCATTTACAACACTGGGTTTCAGTTCCGGCATAAAGACAGCCCTGGGCGTTCTTACGCAGGGGATCATAAAAAAGGGAGGGAAATAGAATGAGCGAGGAAAGAGGATATTCGGCAGGCAGTGTTATTCTTGCATTTGTATTAGGCGGTATAGTCGGCGCAGGCGTGGCTTTATTAACAGCGCCGCAGTCAGGAAGAGAGACAAGGGAGAAGCTTATGGAGTTTGCCGATGACGGCAGAAAAAAGGTTTCTGAGTACGCAGGGCAGGCAAAAGAAAAATTCTCTTCCGCAGTGGACAGCGGAAAACATTTCATGGAAGACAAGAAGTCATTGATCGCAAACGCTTACGAAGCCGGCAAAGAAGCTTACAGTAAAGAAAAAGAGAGACAGACAAAGGGATAATTGTTATAGATGGGTAGTCCCTTTGTATCGGGACTACCCGAAGCATCTGCTTTCCCTGCGGGTTGAATTTTGCAAATTGAACCCAATATTCCGGTTATCTATTAACCCATTGCATACTTGCAGTATTCTGCTTATTCATAACATAGGGTTCAGCTTACAAACCTGACCCGCAAATGTTTTCTGGATATTACTGGATCGATCATGAAGAATGTCATAACTATAGACGGGCCTTCCGGCTCAGGAAAGGGCACCATATCAAAGATGCTTGCCAAACGCCTCGGTTACAGCTATCTTGATACCGGAGCTCTTTACAGGGCCGTTGCCTGGAAGGTGAAGAATGACGGCGCAGACCCTGATGATGAAGCGTCGCTGAAAAAAATTCTCCACGAGATAGAGATCACATTCAATGGGCAAAAGGTACTTGTCGGCGGGCAGGATATTACAGCCGAAATAAGGACAGCAGAAATCGGGGAACTCAGTTCAAAGGTTTCAGCCATCCCCATGGTAAGGGAAGGCCTCTTCTCCATACAGAGAGAGATGGGCCTTAAGGGGAAGATAGTTATCGAAGGCAGGGATGCAGGCACAGCCATCTTTCCTGAATCCGAGAATAAATTTTATCTTGACGCGAGCCTGGAAGAGAGGGCAAGAAGAAGGTTTGAGGAACTTAAAGCCAAAGACCCTGAAATTACTCTCCGGGAAACGATTGAAGACATTAAAAAAAGGGACCACAGAGACTCAACAAGGGACACTTCTCCATTGACCAGAACCGCTGATATGGTTTATATAGATTCAACAAACCTTAGTAAAGAAGAGGTCGTACAAGAGATCGTGAAGGCATTAAAGGCATAGGGATTAATTGTAGCTTGTTGAATTGATTAATTTTTTTTTCTAAATACTATATAATAATGTTCCTTGCCTGACTAAATCTTACAGGAGAAGCATAACCGTATATTGCAGAGCAGAAGGCTGATATCTGATTTTTTCTATAGATTTTTCTCACTGGTCATAAGAATAATATTACGTATTAACGGCGGGCTTGAAGTCATAGGCAGAGAGAACATACCGCTTGAAGGCGGTGTGATAATAGCCGCCAACCATGTCAGCTATCTGGATCCTCCATTGATAGGTTCGGTGCTTCCAAGAAGAGGCACCTTTATTGCGATGAAGGAGCTTTTTGACATGCCTTTGCTCGGCAGGGTCATAAGGCATTATGCATTTCCTGTTGAAGAGGGCGGCACACGCCCCTCTGTCATTAAAAAGACGATCAGCAGGCTCAGGGCGGGTGAACTTATTACTATATTTCCTGAAGGGCAGAGAAGCGTAACAGGCAAGCTTCTCAAGGCGAAACGCGGGATAGGGATGCTGGCTTCCATGAGTAACGCGCCTGTTGTACCGGCCCTTATAACAGGGGCGAATATTGCGCTTCCGTTTAATGCGAAGTGGCTGAGGCGCGCCAGGATATCGGTGATCTTCGGCAGGCCTGTTTATCCTGTCATGGCTGAGGGCGCTGATAATAAAAATGAAGGGTATGAAAAAATCAGCGATCAGGTGATGTCGGCGATACGAGAGATCAAAGAGAGATATGGAGATAATAGTAGCTAAAAAAGCGGGATTCTGTTTCGGGGTCAGGCGCGCGGTAGATACTACTTTTAAGCTTGCTGAAGAGGGGAAGGAAGGGATATTTACTTTCGGACCGCTGATCCACAATCCTCAGGTCGTAGATAAACTGAAGAATGAAGGCGTCTCTCAGACTGATGATATCAGCTCTAAGGACATTAAAACTCTTATTATCAGGACGCACGGCGTTTCGCCGGATATATATACTAAAGCCAGGCAGGTCGGGTACAAGCTTATTGACGCTACATGCCCTTTTGTAAAAAAGGCCCAGAGTTATGCAAAGACATTAAGCGAAGAAGGCTATCAGGTTCTGATAATAGGAGACAGGGAACATCCCGAGGTTCAGGGGCTGATAGGTTTTGCCGGTGATGACGTTGTCACTGTCAGCAGAAGAGAGCCCTTGCCTCCGATAAAGAAGAAGGTCGGGATAATTGTTCAGACAACCCAGCCGTTTGAAGTGTTTAAAGATATTGTTGACAAGGTCATAAGCACGGCGATGGAGCTGAAAATATATAATACGATATGCGATTATACAGCCCGCAGGGTTGAAGAAACAAAAGAGCTGTCGAAAAAGGTGGATGTTATGATAGTTGTCGGCGGGAAGAACAGCGCGAACACCACACAGCTTGTAAATATTTCGAAACAGGGTTGTGAAAATGTATTTCATATTGAAACGTCTGAAGAACTGGATAAAGAGTGGTTCGCCGGCGTAGAAAAGGCCGGAATTACAGGGGGGGCGTCTACTCCGCAGTGGATCATTGATGATGTTGTAAAAAAAATAAAAGAAATATCTTTCGGGAGGTAATATAATACACAGCTATGGAAATACAAAATGATAATTTCGAAAAACTTTATGCCGACACATTCAATAATCTGCATGAAGGCTCAATTGTAAGGGGCAAAGTTCTGCAGGTCAAGTCTGACGGCGTAATAGTTGATGTGGGATACAAGCGGGAAGGGTTCATCCCGATCGGAGAGCTTCTTGATGATGAATATAAAAGCCTTGTGGCAGAGGATGAGATCGACGTCCATGTTACCGGCCTTCATGACAAACAGGGCTTTATCAAGTTATCCCGGCAGAAGGCTGCCGCGGAAAAGACATGGTCAAACCTTGAAGACGCGCTTAACAGCGGGAATCAGGTGAATGGCAGGATAACCGGGAAGGTTAAGGGCGGGATGACAGTCAGCATAGGAGGGGTAATGGCCTTCCTTCCGGGCTCCCAGATCGACCTGAAGGTGATAAGGGATACAGACTCTCTTATCGGCCAGACGCTGGCATTCAGGGTCATCAAGCTGGACCAGAAGACCTCTAATGTGATCATATCAAGGCGCGTTATCCTCGAGGAGGAGCGCAATAAACAGAAAGATGTCACGCTTGTTAATATAAAAGAAGGCGCTGTAATGAAAGGGACCGTAAAGAACCTGACCGACTACGGCGCTTTTATAGACCTCGGCGGGATAGACGGCCTTCTTCATATATCCGATATGTCATGGGGCAGGATCAGCCATCCGAGCGAACTCTTCAGCGTAGATGATGAGATCGATGTCGTTGTGCTCAGTTTCGACCCTGCGACAGAAAAGGTGACGCTTGGGTATAAACAGAGAAAATCTGACCCATGGATGTCTGTTGAGGCAAAATATCCTCTTGGCGCAAAGGTCTCAGGCAAGGTCATAGGCATTACCGACTATGGCGTATTTGTAGAGCTTGAGGAAGGTGTCGAGGGCCTTGTGCATGTCAGCGAGTTAGACTGGGTCGAGAAGGTCAAGAAACCATCCAAGTATTTCTCAATAGGCGAGATCGTAGAGACATCCGTTCTTTCGGTCAACAGCAGCGACAAGAAGATATCGCTCAGCATAAAGCAGCTTAAAGCTAATCCCTGGGATCTTGTAAAAGAGAAGTACGCTGTCGGCCAGAAGGTCAAAGGGACTGTAAAGAGCTTCACTGACTTCGGCGCATTTATCGGCCTGGATGAGGGCGTTGACGCACTGCTTCACATCTCTGATCTTTCCTGGGTCAGGCATATCAGGCACCCGTCCGATGTTCTTGAGAAGGGGCAGGAGATAGAGGTCGCAATCATAGAGGTAGATGCCGACAAGAGAAGGATATCTGTCGGCTTAAAGAGCCTGACGCCTGACCCGTGGATAACTGAGATACCTAACAAGTACGGGCTTGGCGATCCGGTAACGGGCAAGGTTACAAATGTTGCTGATTTCGGGGTTTTTGTTGAGCTTAAAGAGGGCGTCGAGGCGCTGCTGCATATATCC
This genomic stretch from Nitrospirota bacterium harbors:
- a CDS encoding 30S ribosomal protein S1 translates to MEIQNDNFEKLYADTFNNLHEGSIVRGKVLQVKSDGVIVDVGYKREGFIPIGELLDDEYKSLVAEDEIDVHVTGLHDKQGFIKLSRQKAAAEKTWSNLEDALNSGNQVNGRITGKVKGGMTVSIGGVMAFLPGSQIDLKVIRDTDSLIGQTLAFRVIKLDQKTSNVIISRRVILEEERNKQKDVTLVNIKEGAVMKGTVKNLTDYGAFIDLGGIDGLLHISDMSWGRISHPSELFSVDDEIDVVVLSFDPATEKVTLGYKQRKSDPWMSVEAKYPLGAKVSGKVIGITDYGVFVELEEGVEGLVHVSELDWVEKVKKPSKYFSIGEIVETSVLSVNSSDKKISLSIKQLKANPWDLVKEKYAVGQKVKGTVKSFTDFGAFIGLDEGVDALLHISDLSWVRHIRHPSDVLEKGQEIEVAIIEVDADKRRISVGLKSLTPDPWITEIPNKYGLGDPVTGKVTNVADFGVFVELKEGVEALLHISEIDKKPSEKTEDIFKPGDELTARIIHIDLDNRKIGLSTKTMAG
- the pheA gene encoding prephenate dehydratase; amino-acid sequence: MAKLKSLRNKIDDIDNTIVKLLNDRAKIVLDIKEAKKDDRLKVYSPTREREILKRLGKLNTGPFPGDALIALYKEILSTSRSLQQPLKIAYFGPPATFTHLAARRQFGASAEYVPESTIKAIFESVMRGKAQYGVVPIENSTEGVVNYTLDMFMDSDLNITSEVMLPIRHNLMSKTGKATGIKKIYSHPQPIAQCRGWLEEHYPGVPLIGGMSTASAAKRVAKETSSAAIASELAADIYKLKFIAKGIEDYKNNFTRFLVIAKDYLPRTGNDKTSIMFSVKDKPGALHKILEHFAKHKINLTKIESRPSKRKAWEYIFFVDMQGHVEDLKVRKAIDAVKKECLYLKVLGSYPLAD
- a CDS encoding (d)CMP kinase; the encoded protein is MKNVITIDGPSGSGKGTISKMLAKRLGYSYLDTGALYRAVAWKVKNDGADPDDEASLKKILHEIEITFNGQKVLVGGQDITAEIRTAEIGELSSKVSAIPMVREGLFSIQREMGLKGKIVIEGRDAGTAIFPESENKFYLDASLEERARRRFEELKAKDPEITLRETIEDIKKRDHRDSTRDTSPLTRTADMVYIDSTNLSKEEVVQEIVKALKA
- a CDS encoding histidinol-phosphate transaminase, with protein sequence MINAPEHIKNIKPYVPGKPIEELERELGITGSIKLASNESPIGPSPLAVKALAEGINDLNRYPDGSCYNLKTALSQKLGITSDEIIFGNGSNEIIELAVRTFLSPGDEAIMASPSFVVYPTVTQAAGGKSIVVPLKDYRHDLDAMASAITDKTKVIFIANPNNPTGTINNRAEMDAFMERVPDNVLVVIDEAYFEYVSSPDYPDSMDYLKKGRPVLILRTFSKIYGLAGLRIGYGIAHSSIVSEMNKVRQPFNINSLAQRAALAALEDVEHVEKARKTNEDGKEFLYKELRSMGIDCLPTEANFIYIILKDDTALQLYNELLKKGVIIRPMGKRELRITIGLADENKRFLDALKAVTSDL
- a CDS encoding YtxH domain-containing protein — encoded protein: MSEERGYSAGSVILAFVLGGIVGAGVALLTAPQSGRETREKLMEFADDGRKKVSEYAGQAKEKFSSAVDSGKHFMEDKKSLIANAYEAGKEAYSKEKERQTKG
- a CDS encoding prephenate dehydrogenase/arogenate dehydrogenase family protein, which codes for MEKITIIGVGLLGSSFALSLKRVGINAIITGVGRNEENLIKAEELGIIDEYSTVAADGVIGADLVLLAAPVGQFENIVDDIRYELKKGAIVSDVGSVKGGLVGRLDALMPEGVSFVGAHPIAGGERQGLEAATSELFWGAKCIITPTPDTDKDALEDITELWKQLGARVLHMTPDEHDEVYSAVSHLPHVLAYALVNSISSIREDILDFGGRGLKDMTRIALSPTELWKDICSQNREHILKSLNDFSSNISGIIKRFEKSDWKGLEEEFKRAKEARQRLESD
- a CDS encoding 4-hydroxy-3-methylbut-2-enyl diphosphate reductase, translated to MEIIVAKKAGFCFGVRRAVDTTFKLAEEGKEGIFTFGPLIHNPQVVDKLKNEGVSQTDDISSKDIKTLIIRTHGVSPDIYTKARQVGYKLIDATCPFVKKAQSYAKTLSEEGYQVLIIGDREHPEVQGLIGFAGDDVVTVSRREPLPPIKKKVGIIVQTTQPFEVFKDIVDKVISTAMELKIYNTICDYTARRVEETKELSKKVDVMIVVGGKNSANTTQLVNISKQGCENVFHIETSEELDKEWFAGVEKAGITGGASTPQWIIDDVVKKIKEISFGR
- the aroF gene encoding 3-deoxy-7-phosphoheptulonate synthase; this encodes MDIIVLKPKATAKEKRNIVKRLKQMGFDAHLSTGTERTVIGVIGDTSKVSEDESRSFEALNGVEKVHRITQPYRLASRNFQQKDSLIKVGRHVIGGKRIHVMAGPCSVENRANLINVAQDVKKAGATFLRGGAFKPRTSPYSFQGLGEEGLEILAEAREKTGLPVVTEIMDPRDIGLIIKHVDIIQIGARNMQNFRLLQEVGSYNKPVLLKRGLSATIKELLMAAEYIMAQGNSKVILCERGIRTFETATRNTLDLSAVPVLKELTHLPIVIDPSHAVGRWEFVATMAKAAVAAGADGLMIEVHANPEEAFSDGEQSLKPAKFKTLMKELKAVAKAVGREI
- the aroA gene encoding 3-phosphoshikimate 1-carboxyvinyltransferase, producing MNQIKVCHSNPLKGEASPPPDKSISHRAVIFSSLAEGRSVIENFLAAEDPMRTLEAFRQMGIDIEQSNDGGTVTINGKGLNGLSAPDGAIDCGNSGTTMRMMSGVLSGQPFSSTLTGDRYLLKRPMQRVISPLAKMGAVITSEAGGFPPLHIKGGNLSPVKYNSPVASAQVKSSILLAGLYCNGITTVVEPEKSRDHTERMLRAAGVDINVQGLEVSIKGRAKLNPMDIRVPADFSSAAFFIVAGLIVPGSEVLIKDVGINQTRTGLLDILIMMGASVQLLNQRDISGEPVADILVKHSSLSGIETGGEMLLRAIDEFPILCVAAALAEGTTKITGAQELRVKESDRIAAMASELAKMGVKVEELPDGIIIEGRDNLDAADVSSHGDHRIAMSMIVAGFMAKGETTVDDTDCIDTSFPGFMDMINRLKE
- a CDS encoding DUF948 domain-containing protein, with amino-acid sequence MNIEFLLGIIAGFLFFLLLFLIPAILQIKRTARAAEDLLNTTNQSLAPLLTDLRETVERTNHVILKLDESMDNVQNLTKSIGETGAIISDINSFVRKIQMLVSFTTLGFSSGIKTALGVLTQGIIKKGGK
- a CDS encoding Fic family protein, giving the protein MTTTNPVKNEIKALKTEYDRLGKGKESLLKLIDESELSESVFNSNAIENSTLTLKETERILLEMEVTRNVSVREVFEAKNLAWVMEYTRSKALNSELSMDMIQLLHKMLIGNINDAIAGRFRTTGEYVRVGTHIAPAPENVERMMEAILLEFSSDHHNYFADRIAKFHLDFETIHPFCDGNGRMGRVIINFQLMRSGFPCIIIRDKEKRSYYASFSEYRNSKNTKTMEKIVTLALTESLHKRIAYLRGEEITPLANFAKAHKKSINTLLNAARRQTIPAFREKGVWKIGDYKL
- a CDS encoding 1-acyl-sn-glycerol-3-phosphate acyltransferase translates to MQSRRLISDFFYRFFSLVIRIILRINGGLEVIGRENIPLEGGVIIAANHVSYLDPPLIGSVLPRRGTFIAMKELFDMPLLGRVIRHYAFPVEEGGTRPSVIKKTISRLRAGELITIFPEGQRSVTGKLLKAKRGIGMLASMSNAPVVPALITGANIALPFNAKWLRRARISVIFGRPVYPVMAEGADNKNEGYEKISDQVMSAIREIKERYGDNSS